GTCAATGAGACTCTTCACCAGTTTCCTTTTAACTGACTCTTTACAGTTCCTAAAAGGATCCGGGGAAATTTTTGTCCCAGAATCCCTCTCAAGAACCAAAGACCTCTGGCGGCTGTACTGATACTGCTTCATTTGGTTCTTTAACTGGGTAACTTTTTCCCCCACCACCCCATCCGAAATATAGGACTCCAGCTTCTTTCTCAAGGACTGGTATTGCCATTGTCTATTTCCCTCCCTCTTAACAGATAGGGACTTGAAGAAAGCCCGAAATGACCtcttggcctcttcccaccactGTGTTGTTGAATCATACAAAATCATTTTTGACAAAATATTTTGGATGACAAACTCAGAAAAGGGTTTTAGTGACTCTTCCTTCAATATTTCCAACCCCAACCTCCACAGCCCTTTACTAACCCCCAAACTTTCTGATATCCCATATTCGAAGAAAAGTACTAAGTGATCAGAAAACCCCACTTCAATCTCCTTAACCCCTGAAAAAGGGGCACCAACCTTAATATAAATCTGGTCAATTCTGCTACTGCGGGAGCCACAGAAATACGTGTGCGTGGCCTTCCTACCCCCTTCAGTAGCCACATCCACCAACCCTGCTGTTTGAACCACCTCATTGAGAAATGCACCCTCATATTTTCTATACATACTAGATCTATCCCCTGGCCCTGTCACTTGGTTGAAATCCTCGGCTAGGATGACTGGCATTGAGGTGTGCAAATATTGTCTCATTTCTCTTATGAGTTCCTTCCTCTCCACCACTGATTGGGGCCCATACATATTAATTAATCTTAGATCTTTCCCTTCTATCTTAATATCAAGTAATAAACACCTGCCCATTTTAACCTCCACCAACTCTTAACTTCAATGTGGCGGTCACCATTAAAGAGAATCCCCACTCATCCCGCCTGTTCCTCTGCTATGGACCAAAATGAGGGCCCTTTCTGCCAGTCTCTCTTTGCATTGTAGATATCGTACCTATTAGTTAGGCGAGTCTCCTGAACAAAAATGATATCTACcaccaaggaaaataaaaactcaaatgctaCCAATCGTGCCTTGGGAGACCTAATGCTTCTCACATTAAGGATACAAAAAGAAATTGGGGAACCCATCATGTTTTATGGAGTTTTGCTGAAGACTCTTCCCCTCATCTCTTAACTTGCATCCCCTGAGATTCACCCCCTTCTACAAAAAACAGAAACTCCTCCTCAAAGGAAACTCCCTCCCCAGAGTCTCTCTACTTCCTCTTTTTCCCCTGCTCTTCCCCAGTAACTTCTAGAACTTCTGGGATTATTGGAGTCTGGCCTGCCTCAGGTTCTGGGGATATTCTTCCTTCTTTTGCTTTtcgccttttctttttcttctcctcatTGTCCCTTTCTTCCCTCTCTATCTGCCTtacttcttcctcctctgccatCTCCCCCCAACTCTTCCCACCTGGGTGGGTAAATCTGTTTGATGTGCTCACACCTGCCATCTTTCCCTGTTGTTTATTCCCTTTTGCTCCTTCCACAGTCCAGCCCGCCTTCTCTGTcactttctccttcctttccttccccctAGTTTCCTGAGGGACTGTAGGCTCCACTACTCCTTCCACCCTGGCCTCCAGCTCCATTTCTTCCTCATGCCCCCTCCCCTCCTCCCGATCCTCCTCCTCCTGAAATTCCTGCTCCAAATTAGGGCAATCCCTGACAATGTTATGCCAAGCATTGGGGCACTCCCTGTGTGTATGACCCAGAGCATTACATAAGTTGCACCTGACATTCCTGATTACATTCTTTGCTGGTATGGCCTTTAGCACCACACATAGCACACACCTtggtttcacagttaatggccaaGTGTCTGTTTGACCCACACTTAAAGCATTGGCGAGGTTGGCCTGGGTAAAAACAAACCCCCCTTTCTCTTCCTATGAAAAATGAGTTAGGGAGGTGCCTGGAGACATTGTGATGGACCTCTAGTTTCACTTGGGCTTTCCATCCTCCCGCACAAAAACCTTCCTCATTATAGatggaatagtgatcataacatggtctcctttgagattctgttgcagaagcaattctataagggagtaactaaaacactaaatttcagacgtgcaaactttgacagtataagggcatctctgcaacatattaagtgggaaatgcttttcacagggttaaacacagaacaaaaatgggaagtctttaaaatgctgcttaataaatatacttgtcagtatattccacttgtaagcaaggaacgtcgttgcaaagcaaaacctttttggttcaatagaagcgttagtgttgaggtgggtaagaaaagacgtgcttttaaggctttcaagttagctggtacagccaaaacatttataaggtacaaggaggccaataaatcatgcaaagaagctataaggcaagctaaaattgctatagaaaaggatattgcagcaagcagtaaaataaatccaaaattattttttgaatatgttaatagtaaaaaaatgaagcaggaaggggtgggacccttactttcagaggggggtcagctggttgatgaaaacaaaataaaagcacagattctgaactcatatttttcatctgtctacacaaatgaggaaccagtaagtgaaggtttccttcttaacagtcccaattctagtaatacaactaatgatgcatggttcacacatgaagaaattcaaaagagacttgaacatgttaagattaacaaaggtccagggccagatggtattcatcccagggtaattagcgagcttagctctgtgattgccaaacctctttacttaatttttcaggattcattgagatctggcatagtgccgagagactggcaaattgctaatgtggtgcctctattcaaaaaggatcccgttctcagcctcaaaactataggccagttagtctgacgtcagtggtaggaaagcttttcgaagggttaataaaggataagatactggacttcatagcaaatcataatactatgagtttgtgccagcatggttttatgcgtaatagatcttgccagactaacttaatttctttttatgagaaggtaagtagagacctcgattgtgggatggcagtggatgtgatttacttagactttgctaaagcatttgatacagtgccacacaaaaggttactggttaaattaaggaatgttggcctggaacatagtatttgtacctggatagaaaactgtctaaaagatagactacaaagagtggtggtaaatggatcattttctaattggaccagtgttgttagtggagtaccgcagggctctgtactaggtcccttgcttttcaacttgtttattaatgacctggaggtgggcattgaaagtactgtttctatttttgcagatgtgatacaaatgtgatgtGTGTGTCTATGACTGACTAATTGATTAGCCAGAATAGAAAGGACTGGGGTCAATATAATGAAGCATAGGCAATAGAGATAATGATTAAGGCTCCTGTAGGTTACTAAAAGTCAAAAgaacaattcatataaacatgttgTTGCAAGCGTGAATCATAGTTATGAGACTGATATTTGCTGCCAAATTCAATAGTTCCTGTAGGTTACTAAAAGTCAGACTCGCCTGATGTTGTTGTGCAACATCAGGCCCAATCAGTAATTGCCTTGTGGGATCAACCCCACGAATGAAGTATAAGGTTTGAGATTTTCCCATAATAGCTAGGGACTTTGCCACTGCTGACGAGCTGTGTGATGTTGTTATGGTTTGCTGCCTCCAAAATGCCGTGTCCCCCGGTTGGAGTGATGATATAATATCTAGGTAACGTATTCATTCATTAACCCTGTATATATTAACTCTTTTCACTGATaagtgtaagtaataaaaagtgttgcatGACAATTGATTTCCTGTTTTAATACAGTGAGGTGTGGGTGGGGTAGGTTAAGCTACCAATCATAGCAATACATTTAGTGGCGCTGCGAGCAGGGTAACTTAATCTTTGTCCGATATGTTTCGGAAAAAGGAGAAAGTTATCTACGAATCTGCAGAGGCATGGGAAAAGAGTTTACAAAATGCAGAACCAGTGAATGTAGTACGGACCTTAGAGAAGTTTCCCTGTAAATCAGGTGATGTAGTAGAAGAGATAAACTCTCTAGATGTTGTAAATACTCTAGAGAAGTTTCCCTGTAAATCAGGTGATGTAGTTACCCTAGCTCGTAGGAGTTGGGTGTTGGCTTCAGCATACCGTATTGTGCACACACGGCTATGTGAGGCAAtcgatgaaaaaaaaacagcttcaacGGAAAACGTTGAAAGCAGAAGGAAAGTGTTTAACTTTGGAATGTAATGTCAAAATCTTGCGAGATAAATTGGAACACTACCAGCACATAGCTGAAAAGACTTCTGTGTTGGTGGCTCagcataaatataaattttgttgGCATTTTGCCAAAGTATTTGGAACTTTGCCAAGAGGCATAAAATTTGTTGGCACTGTGCCAAAAATACTTTGGCGTTTTGCCAAATTTTTTGGCAGTttgccaaataacagaaaaagagaagaataatGTTTGGAAAAAGGGAGAAATCCAAAATTGTGAAAAAGAACCCCAAGATATACCCGGCTGGACCGAGTCACCTTATTGTATAGTGGCACAAGAATTATGTACACATGggttagcagaacaatgggatgagAAAGTAGAAGAGATAAACCCTCTAGATGTTGTAAATACTCTAGAGAAGATTCCCTGTAAATCAGGTGATGTAGTAGTACTAGGAAAAAGAGTTCCATTAGGATTCTGGAATAGAAAATTATCTGATGTAGGTGAAAAATATACGCCTTTTGAAAAACAGCTATTGGCATGTAATTGGGCATTGGTTGATACTGAACAACTAACCTTAGGACATGAAGTACTTTTAAGACCACAAATACCAATTATGCAGTGGATAATGTCTAATCCTAAATCAAATAGGATAGGACATGCTCAGGAACAGAgtataataaaatggaaatggtacATTTCCGAAAGGGCAAAAAAGGGAGGAGGACTCAGAATAGGGAGTTAGCCAAGCCCCCATATGGGTGAAACATGATTTTCGTCCATACGTCAATTTATCCATACATAGGAAGGGGGGGAATGTTCAAAAAGACATGTGTACCTTTTTGCAAAATACTGTTGTAACTGTATTTCATGTGGATGCTCATGTTACTCTTGACTCATTGGAACGTTTGTTTAATTCTCAAGCAGATGCTGAAGCGGCTATTTACAACATCCAACAAAGAAAtcattgaaaaagaaacataatggTTCTCATTTCACTGGAAAACAAGTAAAGGATTATGCAACTGACAATAATATAGAATGGGTATATCATATTCCCTACTATCCCCAAGCAGCAGGGTTAGTCGAAAGAATGAATGGTATTCTGAAAGCAACCCTAAAGAAATTATCAATAATAGGCCTATAACTGATTCCACTACTCCATTGATGAGAATGTTAAATCCTAATTTAGTAGTATCAGCTGCAAAAATTGATAGTATCATCTATTGGAAATTACATAAGGATGCCCAAGCACCTTACAGAGGAACACCAGCATCGGCTGGACTAGATTTATGTTCTGTTGATACTATAATAACTGCACCTGGACAAGTAAAAATGATTCCTACTGGTCTGGAATGCAAAATTCCTGATGGTCATTATGGCCAAATAACAACCAGATCTAGTTTTGCACTAAAAAGAACCACGGTAGTAGGAGGAGTAATTGATTCAGATTATCAGGGAGAAATAAAGATACTAATGATGAATTTAGGATCAGATTCAGTAATTGTGTCCAAAGGAGAAAGAACCGCTCAACTTTTACTGATACCTATTTATTTATCAGAAATAAAGGAAGGTGAGCCACCAACAGAATTAACAGTACGAGGAGATAAAGGGTTTGGGTCCACTAATACTGTAAATGTAGGAGCTAAAATATGCGTACAAAATATACAAGGACCGCCCTCTCCCGCCGAAGTTATAACTGTTGGAAAGGATAGAACATTGTTAATCATGAAGCCTGGACAAGAAAGATGGGAATATGTCCCACAGGAAAAATGTTATCTACGAGAATGAttgatatttgtttataattacaGATAAAGAACCATTGGTCTTTCCTTGGAATCCTTGGGATCTGGTGTTTGGCATCAAACGGAAGCGCATGGACTCCGGGGATACGAGTGACTAATACCCATAATTCCACTCGCAATTGGGGATGGAAAAATGATACTTCTAATCGAACAGAATATATGGACCAGTTAAGAAAAATGGGTATACAAAACGTAACTGGACAATATAATTGGACTTTTACTGCCAATAGTAAATGGATAATATGTGCAGATGCTACTAACATTGCTGGAAGAAGAGTACCTTGGCAATCTTTATTGCATGTTAATATTGTATTTCCTGCCAAGAGATCATGTCATAATGCGAGACGTAAAAGAGCATGGTATGATACCCTTTTAGGGGGATATGGTACATTGGCAGGAACGTTAAATAGTTTTGACATAGAAACTTTAGCTAATAGAATGCACAAGGCAGGAGGCTTAACTAATGATGCTGTAGTGTGGCAAGCTAAATGGATGCCAACTATTTGGGCCCCATTACAACAACAAGTTGAAATtgataaaaatatcaataatatgGAATTGGAAGTTAATAATTTCAGTTTGAATTTTGAtactaacatgaaaaaaattgttaactGGACAGTATGTACATTGCAGACTATTtatgaacaacaacaaaaagataaTATGAAAACTTTATTAATGACGGGTAATGAACAAGTATGGAGAACCGTGTTTAATAGAACACAAGAATGGATACAAATATATCCACATCAAATGGTCTGCAATGACACCATATGTAAAGGAACTGTgatattgtttaatataacaCGTCCGACTATTATGTGTAAGTATATAGTAATGCCTTTAATTATCTCTGGATATTTTTGGCAGCCTCTATTTGTAGGAGCATATATAGATAACAAAAATAGAA
This sequence is a window from Xenopus laevis strain J_2021 chromosome 7S, Xenopus_laevis_v10.1, whole genome shotgun sequence. Protein-coding genes within it:
- the LOC121396335 gene encoding uncharacterized protein LOC121396335; translated protein: MDQLRKMGIQNVTGQYNWTFTANSKWIICADATNIAGRRVPWQSLLHVNIVFPAKRSCHNARRKRAWYDTLLGGYGTLAGTLNSFDIETLANRMHKAGGLTNDAVVWQAKWMPTIWAPLQQQVEIDKNINNMELEVNNFSLNFDTNMKKIVNWTVCTLQTIYEQQQKDNMKTLLMTGNEQVWRTVFNRTQEWIQIYPHQMVCNDTICKGTVILFNITRPTIMCKYIVMPLIISGYFWQPLFVGAYIDNKNRTHNLENCEDTYNGKVCKLQSSVYEPCLLQNSINQCLWTVLPLSYEWMLEISPQVICVVTNQSVIPKMQTPFVGCIHNVSAFTWQNQTFLLSPNEMINITHIWTPHVLDPPNWNLSLHRLERIMNSSNEVRDVIVRLNNSLAAHQLYTTIVAQKIVKLGSTIADATSHHWYDVFTGYSPSAEHMFSVLIHPLLIIMICMCILTIWNCYVFYGMCCKPTTQQIKMVTYGRINH